In one window of Tenacibaculum mesophilum DNA:
- a CDS encoding sigma-54-dependent transcriptional regulator, whose amino-acid sequence MPLKKENILIVDDDVHILELLHRHLQSWNYHTYKAVSVKEAVTILRDTPIDLLITDLKMPEVDGFELVKFVSEHYPKLPKLIVTGYPSVQDSLEAIKSGVVAYLTKPFTKDELKSAMDDALKKAEKSHKKTTQEKDKKDFYGDMIGASEKINEIFQIIDRVKNNKATVSIKGESGTGKELVARAIHYEGKFAKGPYIAVNCGAIPENLLESELFGYIKGAFTGADGNRNGFFQAANGGTIFLDEIGNASLNVQSKLLRALQEKEVVKVGAQKAEKVDVRIIAATNNNLKEMIQKGTFREDLFYRLTVVEIEVPPLRERKEDISMLVEKFLFKYGVEYKDRFVKISPKALAILQRYNWPGNIRELENIIQRAVIMCDRIVEVEHLPDSLKYNVDFSEEGLISLKEMEKRHIQHVLNATNNNKTKAAKILQIDRKTLREKLKE is encoded by the coding sequence ATGCCGTTAAAAAAAGAAAATATATTAATAGTAGATGATGATGTTCATATCTTAGAATTGTTGCATCGACATTTACAATCTTGGAATTATCACACTTACAAGGCAGTATCGGTTAAAGAAGCAGTTACAATTTTAAGAGATACACCAATTGATTTGCTAATAACCGATTTAAAAATGCCAGAAGTGGATGGTTTTGAACTTGTTAAATTTGTTTCAGAACACTATCCAAAGTTACCTAAACTTATAGTAACAGGATATCCATCTGTTCAAGATTCATTAGAAGCCATTAAGTCAGGAGTAGTAGCATACCTAACGAAGCCATTTACAAAAGATGAGTTGAAATCGGCAATGGATGATGCTTTAAAAAAAGCAGAAAAAAGTCATAAAAAAACTACTCAAGAAAAAGATAAAAAGGATTTTTATGGAGATATGATAGGGGCTTCAGAAAAGATTAATGAAATTTTTCAAATAATAGATCGAGTAAAAAACAATAAAGCAACAGTTTCTATTAAGGGAGAAAGTGGTACTGGTAAAGAGTTAGTGGCACGTGCAATACATTATGAAGGAAAATTTGCTAAAGGTCCATACATAGCGGTAAACTGTGGAGCAATTCCTGAGAATTTATTAGAGTCTGAGTTGTTTGGTTATATAAAAGGAGCTTTTACTGGAGCAGATGGTAACAGAAATGGTTTTTTTCAAGCGGCTAATGGAGGAACTATTTTTTTAGATGAAATAGGAAATGCTTCATTAAATGTACAATCAAAGTTATTAAGGGCTTTACAAGAAAAAGAAGTGGTGAAGGTAGGAGCTCAAAAAGCAGAGAAAGTAGATGTTAGAATTATTGCTGCCACCAACAATAATTTAAAAGAAATGATTCAAAAAGGAACATTTCGAGAAGACCTGTTTTATAGGTTGACAGTAGTTGAAATAGAGGTGCCACCTTTACGAGAAAGGAAAGAAGATATTTCTATGTTAGTAGAAAAGTTTCTGTTTAAATATGGGGTGGAATATAAAGATAGGTTCGTAAAAATAAGTCCTAAAGCTTTAGCTATACTACAAAGATATAATTGGCCAGGTAATATTAGAGAGTTAGAAAATATAATACAACGTGCGGTAATTATGTGTGATCGTATAGTAGAAGTAGAGCATTTACCTGATTCGCTAAAATATAATGTCGATTTTTCAGAAGAAGGATTAATATCTTTAAAAGAAATGGAAAAACGTCACATACAACATGTGCTAAATGCTACTAATAACAATAAAACAAAAGCAGCAAAAATTCTTCAAATAGACCGTAAGACATTACGAGAAAAGCTGAAAGAATAA
- a CDS encoding sensor histidine kinase, whose product MRSVSTTEKELKERIKELTCLYEVTSLIINANLDQVDVTLKAITKSLKKALQFPKSTQVFIGIEEYSEEKSKTKKELCIISSTILVFNIPKGKISAFIKGKELKDNLYLKEEKELFDTVAIKIGGLLERIEIKNNELSMRRKMEHADRLSILGELTAGIAHELNTPLANILGYSELLKADMSSNEKALADVDKIIQSTIFSREVVKKLMYFACEMPQEMKKVNIIPSIKDAINLLDATFRRQSVKYLVKVEESELWLRADTVQLTQIIFNLIINAIYFSPKNGLVTIETFQTDKEVILRISDEGIGLSDEGLEKVFQPFYTTKPTGEGTGLGLSVVHGIVLSHKGTITAKNGIEKGAIFEVRLPK is encoded by the coding sequence ATGAGGTCAGTAAGTACAACAGAAAAAGAACTAAAAGAGCGTATAAAAGAGTTAACCTGTCTTTATGAGGTAACATCTTTAATAATAAACGCTAATCTTGATCAAGTTGATGTAACTTTAAAAGCAATAACGAAAAGTTTAAAAAAAGCATTACAGTTTCCAAAAAGCACCCAAGTTTTTATCGGTATAGAAGAGTATTCTGAAGAGAAAAGTAAAACAAAGAAAGAGCTTTGTATAATTTCAAGTACTATTCTGGTATTTAATATACCTAAAGGAAAAATATCAGCATTTATAAAAGGAAAAGAACTTAAGGATAATCTATATTTAAAAGAGGAAAAAGAATTATTTGATACAGTTGCTATAAAAATAGGGGGACTTTTAGAGCGTATTGAAATAAAGAACAATGAGCTGTCGATGAGGCGTAAAATGGAACACGCCGATCGTTTATCAATCTTAGGAGAATTAACCGCTGGTATTGCCCATGAATTAAATACCCCGCTAGCTAATATTTTAGGTTACTCAGAATTATTGAAAGCAGATATGTCTAGTAATGAAAAGGCTTTGGCAGATGTAGATAAAATTATTCAAAGTACAATTTTTTCAAGAGAAGTAGTAAAAAAACTCATGTATTTTGCTTGTGAAATGCCACAAGAAATGAAAAAAGTAAACATTATTCCGAGTATAAAAGATGCAATAAACTTATTGGATGCTACTTTTAGAAGACAGTCTGTAAAATACCTAGTGAAAGTGGAAGAATCTGAGTTGTGGTTACGGGCAGATACAGTTCAACTTACTCAGATTATTTTCAATCTTATTATTAATGCTATTTACTTTTCACCTAAAAATGGACTGGTGACTATTGAAACATTTCAAACAGATAAAGAAGTGATATTAAGAATTTCTGATGAAGGGATAGGATTAAGTGACGAAGGTCTTGAAAAAGTATTTCAGCCTTTCTATACAACGAAGCCAACAGGAGAAGGAACAGGGTTAGGGTTAAGTGTTGTGCATGGTATTGTATTGAGTCATAAAGGAACAATAACAGCTAAAAATGGCATTGAAAAAGGTGCTATCTTTGAGGTTAGGTTACCAAAATAA
- a CDS encoding DUF4230 domain-containing protein, giving the protein MELLFIGLAGGAIISYYIFKKFTSVKRKNLTEKQSVVLLDKIKKVSKLITVEGEFAEIYHHENTKEKFLGLVTSKKKAIILINAKVHIGFDFRKIKMHTDTKKKVLVLSEFPQPEVFSIEPNLRFYDIQNGLLNKFSSEDLTEVNKEAREHILQKIPESNLMQTANKEALEAVTLMQNLVETIGWKLDYTALKIPESTQNLIE; this is encoded by the coding sequence ATGGAATTACTTTTTATAGGTTTGGCAGGAGGAGCCATTATATCCTATTACATTTTTAAAAAATTCACCTCAGTAAAAAGAAAAAATTTGACCGAAAAACAATCGGTAGTTTTGTTAGATAAAATAAAAAAAGTATCTAAATTAATTACTGTTGAAGGAGAATTTGCCGAAATATATCACCATGAAAACACCAAAGAAAAATTTTTAGGACTTGTTACCAGTAAGAAAAAAGCCATTATTCTAATTAATGCTAAAGTGCATATTGGTTTTGATTTTAGGAAAATAAAAATGCATACAGATACTAAGAAAAAAGTATTAGTTCTTTCTGAATTTCCTCAACCTGAAGTATTTTCAATAGAGCCTAATTTACGTTTCTATGATATTCAAAACGGATTACTTAACAAGTTTAGTTCTGAAGATTTAACTGAAGTAAATAAAGAAGCGAGAGAACACATTCTTCAAAAAATACCTGAAAGTAATTTAATGCAAACAGCAAACAAAGAAGCCCTAGAAGCAGTTACCTTAATGCAAAATTTAGTGGAAACTATTGGATGGAAACTAGACTACACTGCTTTAAAAATTCCTGAATCAACTCAAAATTTAATTGAATAA
- a CDS encoding MmcQ/YjbR family DNA-binding protein, with translation MNIEEFRNYCITKKGVTEHFPFDDNVLVFKVMNKMFALSGLDSWEQHEPKINLKCEPERALELRAEYESINPGFHMSKKHWNTVTLNNDVSDTFAFELINHSYELIVKGLTKKLQEELRNL, from the coding sequence ATGAATATTGAAGAATTTCGTAACTATTGCATTACCAAAAAAGGAGTAACTGAACATTTTCCGTTTGATGATAATGTTTTAGTATTTAAAGTAATGAATAAAATGTTTGCTTTATCGGGTTTAGATAGTTGGGAGCAACATGAACCTAAAATTAATTTAAAATGTGAGCCTGAGCGTGCTTTAGAATTACGAGCTGAATATGAAAGTATTAACCCAGGATTTCATATGAGTAAAAAACACTGGAACACAGTTACTTTGAACAATGATGTTTCTGATACTTTTGCTTTTGAATTAATTAACCATTCATACGAACTTATAGTGAAAGGATTAACAAAAAAACTTCAAGAAGAATTACGAAATTTATGA
- a CDS encoding 5-formyltetrahydrofolate cyclo-ligase, with amino-acid sequence MLKSDLRKLYKQKRNTLTQTEKEKLQESIYQQIFELQTDDIHTVHLFLSMRKFNEIDTKPIIDFFRGKGKRIIVSRCNFEDDTLSHFYFEKDTELELNKFGVPEPINAEEANVKDIHLVFVPMLISDEQNYRVGYGKGFYDRFLSECREDTRTIGLNFFPPIKKIKDTHKFDVPLDFVIYPK; translated from the coding sequence ATGCTCAAATCTGACCTTAGAAAACTATACAAACAAAAGAGAAATACGCTTACTCAAACAGAAAAAGAAAAATTACAAGAGAGCATTTACCAACAAATATTCGAGTTACAAACTGATGATATTCATACTGTACATTTGTTTTTATCCATGCGAAAGTTCAATGAAATAGACACGAAGCCCATCATTGATTTTTTTAGAGGCAAAGGAAAAAGAATTATTGTTAGTCGTTGTAATTTCGAAGATGATACTCTTTCACATTTCTATTTTGAAAAAGACACTGAGCTAGAACTCAATAAATTTGGAGTTCCAGAACCTATAAATGCGGAAGAAGCTAATGTAAAAGATATTCATTTAGTTTTTGTTCCTATGTTAATTTCTGACGAACAGAACTATAGAGTTGGTTACGGAAAGGGCTTTTATGATCGATTTTTATCTGAATGTAGAGAAGATACTCGTACCATTGGACTTAACTTCTTTCCCCCTATCAAAAAGATAAAAGATACTCATAAGTTTGACGTTCCATTAGACTTTGTGATATATCCAAAATAA
- the rho gene encoding transcription termination factor Rho, protein MFDISELKTKKLADLQVIAKSIGLTKISQLKKLDLVYKILDAQAEASANEAKPKPAAPKADKPKRKRIAKTEAKTTAENPEKVVNETEVKKTPEKVTPEKKEVVNKPKKRQEEKKQVQASEDKKQQPQQQKQQHNKNHNNRGNKHNKNQNTNKQHHKSGNKYRDPDFEFDGIIESEGVLEMMPDGYGFLRSSDYNYLSSPDDIYVSQSQIKLFGLKTGDTVRGNVRPPKEGEKYFPLIRVSKINGLNPNIVRDRVSFEHLTPLFANEKFNLAEKGSSLSTRIIDLFSPIGKGQRGMIVAQPKTGKTVLLKDVAKAIAANHPEVYQIVLLIDERPEEVTDMQRSVRGEVVASTFDEPADKHVRVANIVLEKAKRLVECGHDVVILLDSITRLARAYNTVAPASGKILSGGIDANALHKPKRFFGAARNIENGGSLTIIATALTETGSKMDEVIFEEFKGTGNMELQLERNIANRRIYPAIDLIKSSTRRDDLLLDEKTVQRMWVLRKYLADMNPIEAMEFIQDRIKRSLNNEEFLISMNG, encoded by the coding sequence ATGTTCGATATTTCGGAATTAAAAACTAAAAAATTAGCTGATTTACAAGTTATTGCCAAATCAATAGGATTAACAAAGATTAGTCAACTAAAAAAACTAGACTTAGTATACAAAATTTTAGATGCGCAAGCAGAAGCAAGTGCTAATGAGGCTAAACCTAAACCTGCTGCACCTAAAGCAGACAAGCCTAAAAGGAAAAGAATAGCTAAAACAGAAGCTAAAACTACTGCAGAAAATCCAGAAAAGGTTGTTAACGAAACTGAAGTGAAAAAAACTCCAGAAAAAGTAACTCCAGAAAAAAAGGAAGTTGTTAATAAGCCTAAGAAAAGACAAGAAGAGAAGAAGCAAGTTCAAGCTTCAGAGGATAAAAAGCAACAACCTCAACAGCAAAAGCAGCAGCATAATAAAAACCACAATAATAGAGGTAATAAGCATAATAAAAACCAGAATACTAATAAGCAGCATCATAAAAGTGGGAATAAGTACCGTGACCCTGATTTTGAGTTTGATGGTATTATTGAAAGTGAAGGTGTCTTAGAAATGATGCCTGATGGATATGGTTTTTTACGTTCTTCAGATTACAACTATTTATCATCACCTGATGATATTTATGTGTCACAGTCTCAAATAAAGTTATTTGGATTAAAAACAGGTGATACAGTTAGAGGTAACGTACGTCCTCCAAAGGAAGGAGAAAAGTACTTCCCGTTAATTAGAGTATCAAAAATTAATGGATTAAATCCTAACATCGTAAGAGATCGTGTATCTTTTGAACACTTAACACCATTATTTGCTAATGAAAAGTTTAACTTAGCAGAAAAAGGAAGTTCATTGTCAACTAGAATCATTGATTTGTTTTCTCCAATAGGAAAGGGACAACGTGGTATGATTGTGGCGCAACCTAAAACGGGTAAAACAGTATTGTTAAAAGATGTAGCAAAAGCAATTGCAGCAAATCATCCTGAAGTTTATCAGATTGTTTTATTAATTGATGAACGCCCAGAAGAGGTTACTGATATGCAACGTAGTGTACGTGGTGAGGTGGTTGCATCTACTTTTGATGAACCAGCGGATAAACATGTTCGTGTGGCTAATATTGTGTTGGAAAAAGCAAAACGTTTAGTAGAGTGTGGACATGATGTAGTAATTTTATTAGATTCTATTACACGTTTAGCAAGAGCATACAACACCGTGGCACCAGCATCTGGGAAGATTTTATCAGGAGGTATTGATGCTAATGCATTACACAAACCAAAACGTTTCTTTGGGGCAGCTCGTAACATTGAAAATGGTGGTTCTTTAACTATTATTGCTACTGCACTTACTGAAACTGGTTCGAAAATGGACGAGGTTATCTTTGAAGAATTCAAAGGTACGGGTAATATGGAGTTACAATTAGAGCGTAATATTGCTAATCGTAGAATTTACCCTGCAATTGACTTAATTAAGTCGAGTACACGTCGTGATGATTTATTATTAGATGAAAAGACTGTACAACGTATGTGGGTATTACGTAAGTATTTAGCTGATATGAACCCTATTGAAGCAATGGAGTTTATTCAAGATAGAATTAAAAGATCTTTAAATAACGAGGAGTTCTTGATTTCAATGAACGGATAG
- a CDS encoding DUF4293 domain-containing protein: protein MIQRIQSIYLLVAGIISGGLTFIVSLWSNSQTNPIYVLDLFSGNSILQKSIPVLFFISALVAIVTIFLFKNRQLQFVLNRLNILINLFLLGLLIYLSQTLSGEALVSEKGIGMFFPIIVILLLVLANRAIKKDEDLVKSVDRLR from the coding sequence ATGATACAAAGAATACAATCTATATACCTATTAGTAGCAGGAATTATCTCTGGAGGATTGACTTTTATAGTTAGTCTTTGGAGTAACTCCCAAACTAATCCTATTTATGTTTTAGATTTATTTTCTGGGAACTCAATCTTACAAAAAAGTATTCCTGTTTTATTTTTTATTTCGGCTTTAGTAGCTATTGTAACAATATTTCTATTTAAAAATCGTCAGTTACAATTTGTACTAAACCGGTTAAACATATTGATAAACCTTTTTTTATTAGGACTATTGATTTATTTATCACAAACATTATCTGGAGAAGCTTTGGTTTCTGAGAAAGGTATTGGGATGTTCTTTCCTATCATTGTTATTTTGCTATTAGTTTTAGCAAATAGAGCCATTAAGAAGGATGAAGATCTTGTAAAATCTGTAGATAGATTACGATAA
- a CDS encoding response regulator produces the protein MNYNKIKVHIADDHKILIDGVIALLNTEDNIEVEGYSLTGKQVVNWSSKNTADVLVLDINMPEMDGIEVLKTFRKRNTTIKTIILSGLSDPKLVQEMIALGANGFVDKSRANEQIIDAIKVVHNGIQYISEDIKVKLLDLYASDAKDEDEPEFLHGDLTEREIAVLRLIAKEKSSSEIAKKLNVSIKTVETYRSNLYKKLKVKNVVGLAMYAVRNKIV, from the coding sequence ATGAATTACAACAAGATAAAAGTTCACATAGCAGATGACCATAAGATATTAATAGACGGTGTCATTGCTTTATTAAATACTGAAGATAACATTGAAGTTGAAGGCTATTCTTTAACTGGTAAGCAAGTAGTAAATTGGTCTTCAAAAAACACAGCTGATGTATTAGTTTTAGACATAAACATGCCTGAAATGGATGGTATTGAAGTTTTAAAAACGTTTAGAAAACGTAATACAACTATTAAAACAATAATTCTTTCTGGTTTGAGTGATCCAAAACTTGTTCAAGAAATGATTGCATTAGGAGCCAATGGTTTTGTTGATAAAAGTCGAGCTAATGAGCAAATAATTGACGCTATAAAAGTCGTTCACAATGGTATACAATACATTAGCGAAGACATTAAAGTAAAGTTGTTAGACTTATATGCTTCAGATGCAAAAGACGAAGATGAACCAGAGTTTTTGCATGGAGATTTAACCGAGAGGGAAATTGCTGTATTAAGATTAATAGCAAAAGAAAAAAGCTCTAGTGAAATAGCAAAAAAACTAAATGTTAGTATTAAAACAGTAGAAACATATAGAAGTAATTTATATAAAAAATTAAAAGTAAAAAATGTAGTAGGTTTAGCGATGTATGCTGTGAGAAACAAAATAGTGTAA
- a CDS encoding tetratricopeptide repeat-containing sensor histidine kinase, whose translation MDFRKNIFSLFFIILPALYIKAGTCNYFVYFQENKPSNENSRYDSALKLYNNEEYSKALEQLLDLSQSVSGKNLEMEYKCLFLIGNIFKKRNNHEKALNFFNQSLKILTKKSLIDSNDYNKFPNDTTLANTYLRIGVQYSILGIRDSSKLYYRKITELDPLNKNLTYIKGKAYNNLSATYIQESNYELAKEYIKKSIEIHRQNNKRLSESKALTNLANIILNEKKYELAKKTYFEAINIIRNDSSLDAIKHKQDIYYNIAWALYLLKDYKAYEYQEKSYIIKDTLTDREMRRIVKGVFEKHKVDLEKQKVNLVEEQRKLEEAQEAKTSMLFGALSFLVLIVSGVIIYNYKLRQKNLRLKLSESKLIQQQNLEKVRSEAQIKILNATIDGKETERKLIAEILHDNVSALLSSANMHLTATKKQFNGGTPQEIEKTQAIISEASQKVRDLSHNLVSSILLKFGLEYAIKDVVKKYSNSQLKLEVSAKNINRYNQEFEIKIFNVIQELINNILKHSKAKHAQIDLKEEKNQLTVLVKDDGVGFSTSSSSFSDGIGLNQVEARVHMMDGKLTIKSQINVGTTIQIIVPILRKENNFNKLTSVS comes from the coding sequence TTGGACTTTAGAAAAAACATATTTTCTCTTTTTTTTATAATTCTTCCTGCTTTATATATAAAAGCAGGAACATGTAATTATTTTGTCTATTTTCAGGAAAATAAACCATCAAATGAAAATTCAAGGTATGATAGTGCTTTAAAATTGTACAATAATGAAGAGTACTCCAAAGCACTCGAGCAATTATTAGATTTATCTCAATCAGTGAGCGGAAAAAATTTAGAGATGGAATACAAATGTTTGTTTCTAATAGGAAACATTTTCAAAAAAAGAAACAATCATGAAAAGGCCCTAAATTTCTTTAATCAATCATTAAAAATCTTGACGAAGAAATCCTTAATCGACAGTAATGATTATAATAAATTTCCGAATGACACAACATTAGCTAATACCTATCTAAGAATAGGTGTACAATACTCTATACTAGGTATCAGAGACAGCTCTAAACTTTATTACAGAAAAATTACAGAATTAGATCCACTCAATAAAAACTTGACCTACATAAAAGGAAAAGCATATAATAATCTTTCAGCAACTTACATACAAGAATCAAATTATGAGCTTGCGAAAGAATACATCAAAAAATCTATTGAAATACATAGGCAGAATAATAAAAGGTTATCAGAATCAAAAGCCCTTACCAATTTAGCCAATATCATATTGAATGAAAAAAAATATGAATTAGCTAAAAAGACATATTTTGAAGCAATAAACATAATAAGAAACGATAGTAGCCTAGATGCAATAAAACACAAACAAGACATATATTATAATATTGCATGGGCATTGTATTTATTGAAAGATTATAAAGCCTATGAATATCAAGAAAAGTCCTACATAATAAAAGATACTTTAACTGATAGAGAAATGCGAAGAATTGTTAAAGGAGTTTTTGAAAAACATAAAGTTGACTTAGAGAAACAAAAAGTTAATTTAGTCGAAGAACAACGTAAACTAGAAGAAGCACAAGAAGCTAAAACCTCTATGCTCTTTGGTGCTTTAAGTTTTTTAGTATTAATTGTTTCAGGAGTAATTATATATAACTATAAACTTCGTCAAAAAAACTTACGCCTCAAGTTATCTGAAAGTAAACTTATACAACAACAAAACCTTGAGAAAGTAAGATCCGAAGCTCAAATTAAGATTCTTAATGCTACGATTGACGGAAAAGAAACTGAACGAAAACTTATCGCAGAAATATTACACGATAATGTTAGTGCTTTACTTTCATCTGCTAATATGCATTTAACAGCCACAAAAAAACAATTTAACGGAGGTACACCACAAGAAATAGAAAAAACACAAGCTATTATTTCAGAAGCCTCTCAAAAAGTTAGAGACTTATCTCACAACTTAGTTTCTTCTATCCTTTTAAAATTTGGGCTAGAATATGCTATTAAAGATGTTGTTAAAAAATATTCTAATAGCCAATTGAAGCTTGAGGTTTCCGCAAAAAACATCAATAGATATAATCAAGAATTTGAAATAAAAATATTTAATGTGATTCAAGAATTAATCAATAATATCTTGAAACATAGTAAAGCCAAACATGCACAAATAGATTTAAAAGAAGAGAAGAATCAACTAACCGTTCTCGTTAAGGATGATGGGGTAGGATTTTCTACCTCGTCTTCTTCTTTTTCTGATGGTATTGGACTTAACCAAGTTGAAGCTAGAGTTCACATGATGGATGGCAAACTAACCATAAAGTCTCAAATAAATGTAGGCACTACAATACAAATTATAGTTCCAATATTAAGAAAAGAAAACAACTTTAACAAGTTAACCTCTGTTAGCTAA
- a CDS encoding metallophosphoesterase family protein, protein MKKILLLSDTHSFIDEQILKFVKQADEVWHAGDIGNLQVTDSIKKLKPLRAVYGNIDDKSARAEFPLDNKFIIDGVSVWITHIGGYPNKYNQRVREELKSNTPQLFICGHSHILKVQYDKNLNLLHLNPGAAGNHGFHKVRTMLRFEIGNSNIKNMEIIELANRG, encoded by the coding sequence ATGAAGAAAATTTTATTACTTTCCGATACACATAGTTTTATAGATGAACAAATTTTAAAGTTTGTAAAACAAGCTGATGAGGTTTGGCATGCAGGTGACATTGGAAACCTACAAGTTACTGATAGTATAAAAAAGCTAAAACCACTGAGAGCAGTATATGGAAATATTGATGATAAAAGTGCTCGGGCAGAATTTCCGTTAGATAATAAATTTATAATAGATGGCGTTTCGGTTTGGATAACTCATATTGGAGGCTATCCGAATAAATATAATCAAAGGGTTCGAGAAGAGTTAAAAAGTAATACACCACAACTGTTTATTTGTGGACATTCGCATATATTAAAAGTTCAGTATGATAAGAATCTGAATTTGTTACATTTAAATCCAGGAGCAGCAGGAAATCATGGATTTCATAAAGTTAGAACGATGCTACGTTTTGAAATAGGTAATAGTAATATAAAAAATATGGAAATTATTGAATTAGCTAACAGAGGTTAA